One window of Hymenobacter sp. BRD128 genomic DNA carries:
- a CDS encoding RimK family alpha-L-glutamate ligase, with translation MKKIGILFGQENTFPQAFVDRVNQKAVEGITAEFVRIEEVEQAVASDYAIIIDRISQDVPFYRAFLKNAALTGTAVINNPFWWSADEKFFNNALAVQLGVPVPKTLLLPSKARPDDTNENSFRNLAMFDWHKAFEKIGFPAFMKPHAGGGWKSVYKVDNPDEAWRAYDETGQLVMLYQEAVDFEDYFRCYCLGGKDVLIMPYEPRNAPHQRYQTEMKTRGEAGDKLLATIKDYTLRLCQGLGYDFNTVEFAVRGGVPIAIDFGNPAPDADLNSVGPENFEWVVEHAAKLAIERAQAQKPGQDNLTWGTFVQKSARQTAISSADGTVEVGAFVHETNDLGTNPPKVVKKAPAPKKAAGPAPVAPGGEVPKSAKKAPAPKVGALAPAKAKKSAAKKS, from the coding sequence GGAAAACACTTTTCCGCAGGCGTTTGTGGACCGCGTTAATCAAAAAGCCGTCGAGGGCATCACGGCCGAGTTCGTTCGCATCGAAGAGGTTGAGCAGGCCGTGGCCTCCGACTACGCCATCATTATCGACCGCATTTCGCAGGATGTGCCCTTCTACCGCGCCTTTCTCAAAAATGCCGCCCTTACCGGTACGGCCGTGATTAATAACCCCTTCTGGTGGAGCGCCGACGAGAAATTTTTCAATAATGCCCTGGCCGTGCAGCTAGGGGTGCCGGTGCCCAAGACCCTGCTGCTACCCAGCAAAGCCCGCCCCGATGACACCAACGAGAACTCATTTCGCAACCTAGCCATGTTCGACTGGCACAAGGCGTTTGAGAAAATCGGTTTCCCGGCCTTTATGAAGCCCCACGCTGGTGGCGGCTGGAAGAGTGTGTATAAAGTAGACAACCCCGACGAAGCCTGGCGCGCCTACGACGAAACCGGCCAGCTCGTCATGCTCTACCAAGAGGCTGTTGATTTTGAAGATTATTTCCGTTGCTACTGCCTCGGCGGCAAAGATGTGCTCATTATGCCCTATGAGCCGCGCAACGCTCCCCATCAGCGCTACCAAACCGAGATGAAAACCCGAGGCGAAGCTGGCGATAAGCTGCTTGCCACAATCAAGGACTACACCTTGCGCCTGTGCCAAGGCCTGGGCTATGACTTTAACACCGTGGAATTTGCGGTTCGCGGCGGCGTGCCGATTGCCATTGACTTCGGTAATCCCGCCCCCGATGCCGACCTTAATTCGGTAGGTCCCGAAAACTTTGAATGGGTAGTGGAGCACGCCGCCAAGCTGGCCATTGAGCGCGCCCAGGCCCAGAAGCCCGGCCAGGACAACCTTACCTGGGGCACCTTCGTGCAAAAGTCGGCCCGGCAAACGGCCATTTCCTCAGCCGACGGCACGGTCGAAGTAGGCGCTTTCGTGCACGAAACTAACGATTTGGGTACTAATCCACCCAAAGTTGTTAAGAAAGCCCCGGCCCCGAAGAAAGCGGCTGGTCCTGCCCCCGTAGCCCCAGGAGGCGAAGTGCCCAAGTCGGCTAAGAAAGCACCGGCGCCCAAGGTTGGCGCCCTAGCCCCAGCCAAAGCTAAAAAATCAGCAGCAAAAAAATCGTAA
- a CDS encoding carboxylate-amine ligase: protein MPRPVFTLGIEEEFQTIDPVTRDLRSHMSKIVEDGKITLHEQVKAEMHESVVEVGTVICKNIHEARDEVIHLRRQVIELADRVGLKIAAAGTHPFSRWQDQPITPDARYDKIVEELQEAARSNLVFGMHVHIGIENRDLGVYMMNALRYFLPHLFALSTNSPFWEGRETGYKSFRTKVFERFPRTGIPGYFTSASDYDEFIALLIKTGCIDNGKKIWWDLRLHPFFDTIEYRICDMMMRADETIAVAAVMQALVAKIYKLKCQNLNFRLYRSALIKENKWRAARYGIDGQLIDFGSQEEKPARQLILELLDFVDDVLDELGSRHEVEYVLKMLEMGTGADRQLAVFHQTGDLTKVVDFILQETTHGLY, encoded by the coding sequence ATGCCCCGGCCCGTTTTCACCCTTGGAATTGAAGAAGAGTTTCAAACTATCGACCCGGTTACGCGCGACCTTCGCTCGCACATGTCCAAAATTGTGGAGGATGGCAAAATCACTTTGCACGAGCAGGTAAAAGCCGAAATGCACGAGTCAGTGGTGGAAGTCGGTACCGTTATTTGCAAGAATATTCACGAAGCCCGCGATGAGGTAATACATCTGCGCCGCCAAGTAATTGAGCTAGCCGACCGCGTGGGCCTGAAAATTGCGGCCGCTGGCACTCATCCTTTCTCGCGCTGGCAAGACCAGCCCATTACGCCCGACGCCCGCTACGATAAAATCGTAGAAGAATTACAGGAGGCGGCGCGCTCTAACCTGGTTTTTGGCATGCATGTGCATATCGGCATCGAAAATCGTGACTTGGGCGTATATATGATGAATGCCCTGCGGTATTTCCTGCCGCACTTATTTGCCCTCAGCACCAATTCACCTTTTTGGGAAGGCCGCGAAACAGGCTATAAATCATTTAGAACTAAGGTCTTTGAGCGTTTTCCGCGCACCGGTATTCCAGGTTATTTTACGAGCGCTTCTGATTACGACGAATTTATTGCGCTGCTAATAAAAACCGGCTGCATCGATAACGGCAAGAAAATATGGTGGGATTTGCGTCTGCATCCGTTTTTCGACACCATCGAATACCGCATCTGCGACATGATGATGCGCGCCGATGAAACTATTGCCGTGGCCGCTGTAATGCAGGCGTTGGTAGCTAAAATCTATAAGCTCAAGTGCCAGAACCTAAATTTCCGGCTCTACCGTAGCGCACTCATTAAGGAAAATAAGTGGCGCGCCGCCCGCTATGGCATTGATGGGCAGCTTATTGACTTTGGTTCTCAGGAAGAAAAACCCGCCCGGCAGCTCATTCTGGAGTTACTCGATTTTGTTGATGATGTACTCGATGAGCTCGGCAGTCGCCACGAGGTAGAATACGTACTCAAAATGCTGGAAATGGGTACCGGGGCCGACCGGCAATTGGCGGTATTTCACCAAACCGGCGACCTCACCAAAGTCGTAGATTTCATTTTGCAGGAAACTACGCATGGCCTTTACTAA